In the Agrobacterium vitis genome, GAAGGGACGGACGATGGCATTCTTCAAGGTCGCACGCGCGGCATAGGCGGCAGCGCCATGGACAATCGGCACCATCGGCACATGCTGGCGAATTGCATCGTTGACAGCCGCATAGATTGGTTCCGCGGTCTTTGTCTCAGCAATCGTTCCGCCCTTGGTCAGCCCCTCGGTAATTTCCGGGAAGGTGGTGCCGAACATTTTCGATGTCTTGCCGAAGTGATAATCGAGGAAGTTGGTGACATGCGGATAGTCAGCCCCCCAACCCAGCAGATAGAGCCCATCGATCCGGCCAGCGGAGGTATCATCAATGAATTTACCCGATTCAATCGGAACCACTTCCGCGTCGATGCCGAGATTTTTCTTCAGCTGCGTCTGGAACTCGACGGCCACAACGCTTGGTTCCGGCAGATAAGCGCGGAACACATCTCGGTAGTAGATCTTGGTCTTGAACCCATTCGGGAATCCGGCATCGGCCAGCAGTTTTTTGGCCGCACTGGCATCAAACCCATACCAATCCTTGCCAGCGCAACCATTGGGCAGCGAACAGGGGGTGAAATGCGTGGCGACGACCGAACCCTTTGGATAGAAATTATCGACGATGCGCTGGCGATCGATGCCCATGGCAATCGCCTGACGCACCTTCTCATTCTCGAAGGGCTTGGCGGTGTTGACCATGCCGAGATAGAGAATGTTCGGGCTTTCCTGCGGCAGGAATTGCAGGTCCGCGTCGTTCTTGACGCTGTCGAAATCATCAGGGCTGATATTGGTGATTTCATCGACGGTGCCGGAGCGCAATTCGTTCAGGCGGCCCGCGCCGGACTGGTTCCAGCGAAACACCAGCTTGTCATAGGCTGGCTTGGCGCCCCAGTAGTTCTCGTTGCGGGTCATGGTGATGGAATCGCCGCGATTCCAACTTTCCAGCTTGAACGGCCCGGTGCCGATCGGATTTTCGAGCAGCTTTTTCTTCGGACCAGCCTCTTCGATATGCTTGGCGGGCTGGATGCCGAAGGGCACGAAGGCTGCCTTGGCTTTGAAGGCCGGATCAGGCGAGCACATGGAGAAGGTCACCGTGTGCTCGTCGGTCGCAATGATGGACTTGATCTTGCCACCATAGTTGCAATCAGGCGCCACAACGCTTCTGCCTTCAAAAGCAACAGCCGGGCTGGTGAGCAAAGCGGCAACCGACACGGCCACAGCTCCGCCGAATAGACGAAATTTCATGCCTTTAATCCCCAGTTTGTTTGTTCGCGCCTTTGCGGCACCCTCATTTTTTATGTGTGCGGATAAATTATTGTTTTCATTTCTTCCGCCGTATCCGCGACGATGAAATTCAGTTTTTGGAGTAGACCAAATGCCCCTTCGGTCGCCTTGACATTGTTCGTGGG is a window encoding:
- a CDS encoding ABC transporter substrate-binding protein — encoded protein: MKFRLFGGAVAVSVAALLTSPAVAFEGRSVVAPDCNYGGKIKSIIATDEHTVTFSMCSPDPAFKAKAAFVPFGIQPAKHIEEAGPKKKLLENPIGTGPFKLESWNRGDSITMTRNENYWGAKPAYDKLVFRWNQSGAGRLNELRSGTVDEITNISPDDFDSVKNDADLQFLPQESPNILYLGMVNTAKPFENEKVRQAIAMGIDRQRIVDNFYPKGSVVATHFTPCSLPNGCAGKDWYGFDASAAKKLLADAGFPNGFKTKIYYRDVFRAYLPEPSVVAVEFQTQLKKNLGIDAEVVPIESGKFIDDTSAGRIDGLYLLGWGADYPHVTNFLDYHFGKTSKMFGTTFPEITEGLTKGGTIAETKTAEPIYAAVNDAIRQHVPMVPIVHGAAAYAARATLKNAIVRPFGSPRLQDSDPGKDTLVFMQNAEPISLYCGDETDGETLNACTPITETLLDYAKDSGDIVPALATSCDANGDSTVWTCKLRTGVKFTDGSDFTANDVVVSWAAGIDASNPAHVGNTGSFDYFSSLWGGLMNAKK